GCTCCGCGACGGCCGCGCGTTCATGCCCTTCGGAACTCCCGGAGGTGACGTCCAACAGCAGGCGATGCTCCAGGTGTTCCTGAACATCACGGCCCACGGCATGGCGCCGCAGCAGGCCGTCGAGGCGCCGCGCGTCGCCACGCGGAGCTTCCCCGACTCCTTTTGGCCCCACGCGCATGCGCCGGGGCTCCTCGAGGCCGAGAAGCGCTTGGGCTCCGAAACGCGCGCCGCGCTGGCCGGCCTCGGACACCGCATGGCCGACTGGTCTGAGTGGGACTGGCGCGCGGGGGCCGTCTGCTGCGTGGTCGCCGGCGCCGACGGCATCCTCATGGCGGGCGCGGATCCGCGCCGCGGCGCCCACGCCATCGGTTGGTAGTTCCCCCAGGAAATCCTCGACCTCGAAACCGAGGCTGGGGTCTTGAATTAGTACATGAGCCCTTGGACCTTCTCGCAGCTCCCCGGCAGCTGGCGGCGGCATGTAGCATTTCAAGACACCACGGCTCTGGACACGAAACCGGAGAGCCTCATTGCTGGTTCTCTTTCCTGGAGCATCCGGGCGGATGCTTCTGCAAGGGAAGGTTTAGCCTCTAACCAAGCTACGGGAGGGATATCCATGTACAACCCGCTCAGCCGCAGGGAAGTCTTGAAATTCGGCGCCTTCACCACCGTGGGCGGGGTCCTCACGCCCGGGATCTCGATGGCCCAGGCCGTCATCACCGACTCCAAGGGCATCGTCGCCCGGGACATCCAGCTGACCGTCGGTGGCACAGCGATCCCGGCCTACGACGCCCGCCCCGAGAGGGTCGGGCGCTATCCGATCGTGGTCGTGATCTCGGGCTTTACGGGCAACAGCGAGCACAACAAAGACGTCGTGCGCCGCTTCGCGCAGGCCGGTTTCTACGCCATCGCGCCCGAGCTCTATCACCGCGAGGGCGGCATGCAGGGAAAGACTTTCCAGGAGATGGGCCAGATATCCGGCAAGGTCACTCGGGCTCAGTACCTGGGGGACATCCGCGCTGCGGCCGACTACGCCAAGCAGCAGCCGTGGGCGCGGGCGGATCGCGTGGGCGTGACGGGCTTCTGTGGCGGCGGGGCTCTGACGCTCCACTTCGCCTCCGAGTACCCAGGCGTCGCGGCTGCCGTGCCGTGGTACGGTCACCTCAAACGCACGTTCTCCGACGCACCCGGCGTGGACGCCTTCAGTCTCGCGGACAAGCTCACGATGCCGGTGCTGGGGTTCTACGGCGAGGCGGACGCGGGCATCCCGGCTGATGACGTCAAGCGCTTCGAGGCCGAGCTCAAGAAGCGCAACCCTGCGGACGAGTTCGTGCTCTACCCAGGCGCGCCGCACGCTTTCT
The nucleotide sequence above comes from Candidatus Methylomirabilota bacterium. Encoded proteins:
- a CDS encoding gamma-glutamyltransferase, yielding IPGVGCVVSPRGSQGWLQHGHPSVVAPGKRPRLTPAPSMVLRDGRAFMPFGTPGGDVQQQAMLQVFLNITAHGMAPQQAVEAPRVATRSFPDSFWPHAHAPGLLEAEKRLGSETRAALAGLGHRMADWSEWDWRAGAVCCVVAGADGILMAGADPRRGAHAIGW
- a CDS encoding dienelactone hydrolase family protein, with translation MYNPLSRREVLKFGAFTTVGGVLTPGISMAQAVITDSKGIVARDIQLTVGGTAIPAYDARPERVGRYPIVVVISGFTGNSEHNKDVVRRFAQAGFYAIAPELYHREGGMQGKTFQEMGQISGKVTRAQYLGDIRAAADYAKQQPWARADRVGVTGFCGGGALTLHFASEYPGVAAAVPWYGHLKRTFSDAPGVDAFSLADKLTMPVLGFYGEADAGIPADDVKRFEAELKKRNPADEFVLYPGAPHAFFSDDRPQVYKKAAAEDAWKRCVAFFDKYLQA